The stretch of DNA ACCGGAAACAACAATGCCAGCAGAAGTCAGTTCAGGACGATCAGAAACCGCAATTTCTTCTTTTACAAACTCAGATACACCTGCGTTCGATGCAGCAGCGTGTGCTTCAACAGCGGCAGCACCACCCTCAGCAGCGACAGCATCGAATGCTGTAGTACGAACAGTAATGACTTTCTTAGCATCATTCGATTGAACTTTAGCGATGACGTTACCCGCATAAATCGGACGCTTAAAGGTGTCAGCCGACTCAACTGCAATGATGTCAGAGATCATTTGTACATCAAGCAAGGCCGCAACACGGGGTAAGGTGTTTTTACCGTTAGAAGTCGCAGGTGCAAGAATATATTGATAATCAGCGGCTAATTCGACCAGCAAAGCACTGACATTCTCAGCTAGCTGATGCGCATACGCTTCATTATCCGCCAGGATTACCTTGCTAACGCCGCTTGCAGCTGCTGCTGCATCAGCGGCAGCTTGTGCGCCACTACCAGCAACCAATACGGTAATATCGCCGCCGATCGCTTGCGCCGCAGCAATTGTGTTTAGGGTAGCGCCTTTAAGGCTTGCGTTATCGTGCTCTGCAAGAATAAGAATACTCATAAGACAATCTCCTTAAATAACTTTCGCTTCTGACTTAAGCTTTTCAACAAGCTCAGCCACCGTTTCAACTTTGATACCTGCTTCGCGCTCAGCCGGACCTTCAACACTGATTAGAGCTGTACGGGCCGCAACGTCAACACCAAGATCAGCAGGCGCTTTGATGTCCATTGGCTTTTTCTTAGCTTTCATAATATTGGGTAAGGAAGCATATCGAGGCTCGTTCAGACGAAGGTCTGTAGTAACCACCGCTGGAAGGTTTAGACCAACTGTTTGCAAACCGCCGTCAATTTCACGGGTCACATTGACCTTGCCATCAGCAACTTCAACTTCAGAGGCAAACGTGCCCTGACCCATACCGGCTAATGCTGCCAGCATTTGGCCAGTTTGGTTGTTATCACCATCGATAGATTGTTTACCTAGAATGACTAGATCAGGCTTTTCTTCGGCAACAATAGCGTTCAGTAATTTAGCAATCGCCAGCGGCTCAAGTTCAGCGTCAGTCTCAACCAAGATGCCACGGTCAGCACCTAATGCCAGTGCCGTGCGAATTTGTTCTTGGCAGGCTTTTTCACCTAATGAAACGGCTACAACTTCGGTTGCTGCGCCTTTTTCTTTTAAGCGGACCGCTTCTTCAACGGCAATTTCACAAAATGGGTTGATCGACATTTTGGCATTTGCCAAATCTGGGCCAGTGCCGTCACTTTTTGGACGAACTTTCACGTTGTAGTCAACTACACGTTTAACTGCTACAAGAACCTTCATGTGTTGCTCTCTATCAGTGGTTAAAAATCAAAATATGGCACGAAATCAGGCTTTAGCAAGCAAATATACGCGCCGTTAAACAATTCGGCGCATATACTGACGGTTATTGGCTTTGCGGTCAATAGCTTATGCATTCGAAGGATCCGTTCAAGAAGCCAAATGAGAGCGATTTTCATCTAGAAAAACAAGCACTTAGGGTTTTTTTAAAGTGATTTTATAATTGCTAAAGTAGATGAATTTTCTGTATAATTTGCGCACATTTTTTAGCGTGATACCGAAGCGACTTTTTCAAGTGGTTTTTCAACATCTACACAGCTGTCGAGAAACGTAAAATTTGCAGTATTGCGACTAAATCAAAAAGA from Pseudomonadales bacterium encodes:
- a CDS encoding electron transfer flavoprotein subunit alpha/FixB family protein, whose protein sequence is MSILILAEHDNASLKGATLNTIAAAQAIGGDITVLVAGSGAQAAADAAAAASGVSKVILADNEAYAHQLAENVSALLVELAADYQYILAPATSNGKNTLPRVAALLDVQMISDIIAVESADTFKRPIYAGNVIAKVQSNDAKKVITVRTTAFDAVAAEGGAAAVEAHAAASNAGVSEFVKEEIAVSDRPELTSAGIVVSGGRGMQNGDNFEMLYKVADKLGAAVGASRAAVDAGFVPNDMQVGQTGKIVAPDLYIAVGISGAIQHLAGMKDSKVIVAINKDEEAPIFQVADYGLVADLFDAVPELESAL
- a CDS encoding electron transfer flavoprotein subunit beta/FixA family protein, which codes for MKVLVAVKRVVDYNVKVRPKSDGTGPDLANAKMSINPFCEIAVEEAVRLKEKGAATEVVAVSLGEKACQEQIRTALALGADRGILVETDAELEPLAIAKLLNAIVAEEKPDLVILGKQSIDGDNNQTGQMLAALAGMGQGTFASEVEVADGKVNVTREIDGGLQTVGLNLPAVVTTDLRLNEPRYASLPNIMKAKKKPMDIKAPADLGVDVAARTALISVEGPAEREAGIKVETVAELVEKLKSEAKVI